TCCATTAAGCATGCAAATAATTAAACTGAATTCACATTCGGTTGTCATACAACTTAGCTTCACGTGGACTGTAATACACCATATCTTCCTGGTTGGATCAAATGTATACCCTCTCACATCTTGGCCATTATTACAGGAGCTTCATCAGTTTAAGAATCTTATCAAGATGATAACTATAGGCTACATCCTCTTTACTGCAACCTatgttatataatttatgtGATAGTATCTGTTTTAAACGTCCAGGCGTAGAacttatcaaattataatatgagattATCCCTTAGTTGCTCAACATCACTACCATCAATGTTTTTTAAGGCATTGGAAATAGGAGTTCAAGGTAAACATAGATTCCAACAGCATTTGACATATGCATCTATAAGAAGTTTTAAGCATCACCAGAATGTGGGAGATTGATGATGAAAAATAAGTAACATCCTATATGCATTCCATATCTTCATGGGTCTAAGATAAGGTGCATCAGAGCACCTCTCGAATCATTATACAGAACCTATAACATCTGAAAACAGCATAGAAGCAAAGTAATCCAATTCCATAACTTTCATCACCAGTTAATGGAACCATAAATCAGGCCTTTGATCATGAAGACTGCTAGAAAACTAACAGACAGAAGTTTCCGCTCGAACTCCAGCTACCTAATACAGTCCCCAACCTCAATCTAAAACATAGAGGAAAGAGCATTTATATCAAAAACCAAGAAGCATCTCTCACCTACATTATGAATCACCTATGCATAAATTGCAATAAGTTCCAATCGTACTACCAGAACAAAGGAAATAATTTCAAAGATAATAGCATATCATGAAATCATTAACTCGAGTCTTTCCGCGAAGAAAAATCTAAACTtacacaaaaaaataaataaataaatatgcccGTTAATTCCCACCTCCAGTAATGCTACTTCATTTGAGCAATTATAAGACAGCAACTACAAGTACTTCAAACGaggttaaattaaataactaaaatttccGCTTCTTAACTAAGAATTACAAACAAGGAAAAGACAAAAATGGAGAAACTTTGAACATACCCTTTTGCGCATACGGCGAAACTCACTAGATTTAAACTCATTACGAGCAGATTTTTGAAGCCTAAGCATAAAAAGCTCGCCTTTAAGATCAACAACCTCTTCATTAATCTGTTCAGTACTCATTTCTCTAATTTCCTTCAGTTCTTCTTGTCTCTTCGACATCGTTATTACTAACGGCTTTCCAGAAAATGACCATGTCGTTTTGACGGGTACCCGCATTGGAATAGAACATGTGTGGCGGATTTGAATGCCGGAGAAACTTGATTTGGGGACCGGAGATAATGGTTTCGGAGAGAAACTAGTTATAGAAAGGCTCAACATTTCTGCTTTCTAGTGTATAATTCTCGTTCAGTCGCTCTATCCAACTCTAAGCATTGTAGAATAAGTA
The sequence above is drawn from the Ricinus communis isolate WT05 ecotype wild-type chromosome 7, ASM1957865v1, whole genome shotgun sequence genome and encodes:
- the LOC8278070 gene encoding 50S ribosomal protein L29, chloroplastic, with translation MLSLSITSFSPKPLSPVPKSSFSGIQIRHTCSIPMRVPVKTTWSFSGKPLVITMSKRQEELKEIREMSTEQINEEVVDLKGELFMLRLQKSARNEFKSSEFRRMRKRIARMLTVKREREIEEGINKRLSRKFDRQWKKSIVVRPPPSLKKLQEEEAAAEAEKSA